The genomic interval tcaagtttcaTTTAGAAGtaaaagtttaaattattttgtatctTCTAAAAttgtcttatttttttatttttccttctgGGGTTAGTTTTAATTAGTGGTTCTCTTTCGGTCAAGTTCCATTGGTTGAATATGTTCTGATTAATGTTGACAAGGTTAGTGGCTAAGATTTTCTGTTGGATGATAGAGGCAAAGTGTTATTAAATAGGTGTAGAAGAAGGTGAAGAAATTCTTGTATTGCTATGTGAGAAACATCTTGAGTGAGTAAACTAGCTCTGAAGGAAGTGTTGGTTAATTAGGTATGTCAGAAACATCTTCAATCAGTAACACGAGATCAGAGGTGTGGAGAAGCCGTGTAAGGTCTGCACTACGAACCACCTTGGCATGCAGCATAGCAGGTTGCAGCTACCTTTATGGCCCTGCACCACTCCGACGCTACCTCACATTCCCAGCTTTCATATACTCAACAACGCTCCTCATAGTTTCAGATGGCACACTCGGTGATACGCTGAGAGGTTGCTGGCACGTGCTTTGCGCCAGCATTCAGGTCATGATACTTTCCCTGGTCAGTGTGCAGGTGATAGGACCCCAGAACTTCACCAGCCATGTGGCTGCACTCGCCAtggcagcttctgcgtttctcGTTGCGTTGCCTGTTGAATCCACCCACTTGGTCACTAAGCAGATAGCGTTTGGACAGCTAGTGAATGTTTACGTTAGGACTTCCATTGATGGTGGAGAAGGATTCGCCACGCACACAATTCATGTGGTCTGCTGCACAGCCCTTGGAGCTGCGGCTTCTGTTCTCGCCATGTTGCTCCCTTGCCCTCGCCTCGCCTACTTTCAGGTATTAACAATTTTCTCTTACTTTCTTTACATACTGAAATTCAATGATCTTAGCTTGGTGATGTAGCTCATGCATTTCCACTACATACATGAATATACATTTAATAATGAACaatatatttgttataaaaTCAACGACGACTTCATAATCCTACTCAATTTCTTACCAATATGTTGCTGTTTCTAGTTTGGTTTTTATCAAACTAGCTCGTCATTCacttctctttttctctcttttaacatcaaatgaaaatgtttttttctaAATCTTATATGcactaataaatattaatattttaatcatttataatttttttaattttaaaaattattttaatattttacattttgtttatatttttattaatttttttttttacaaatattaatattttgttaaatataaggTGTAACAAAGTGTAGAAATATCATCACCTCACTCAAATATAGTAAACAACCTATCATACCTTTTACAcccaattataataatataataatattttaaattaaaaataaaataaatataatataataatattgtttgtgGTGTCAAGTATCACCACCCTTATGATAAATTTGTTTATGATATTTTTGGTGTTTTTAATGAGTCGTGTCTTATGAAGAAAAAAGTCACCATAAAATCTTAATTTAGTAGGGACAAAAAAGTACGAAAGgagttaaatattttaattcacgGTCCACTTATTGTGTCCTGCTTAATCAATCTAGAACCCGTGTTTAATCAATCTAGAAACCGTGTGGGCCAGGGATTTAGTGGGCATAatctctaaaaaaaataaattatttttattaaaatagaacaataataattatatttttgagGTTTAGAGAAGATGATACttaattattatagtttttagtagtttaaataataattgtttttgttttttttatgaaaaatttaacatatttatttgATCTAGATGTTAgtaacttatttaaattttattgttaatgATAGATTCATGTGTTGCTTTAAGATTTTGTTTATGTGCACTAGCTTTCAAGTATGAGGGacaagttaataaaaaaatcataatttattaatatttaaagtaaattttattattaatgaaatttataaattaatttttaatttgatatctaattagctaccaagattttaaatactttttaaaattaatagttaaaaccttgatagttaattagatactaatttaaaaattagtttataaattttattaataataaaaactactttagatattaataatttttatagtctttaaaatttaatttaattaatatattaactaattttttattttatttttaaaattagtttttatttagtgattttcttagaaataatttagataaattaataaatttattattttgacaattcttttaggaaaaaaatgttaaaaattatctttttgaAAATACATGATAATGGAgtaattttttaacattaacTTATGGTAtagtttaatataataaaaagttaaaatcaaTTAACTAATTCATTCGAGGTTGAAAATATCTTGAAAGGAGGAATTAAGGTTCCTACCTGGACTCCTTGTTTTAGCATTGATTGATACTTCTATTAGCATACAGCATAAGTCAACAAAACTCAAAACTATATGAAAAGAAACTTATATACATTCCAAAAGGAAGGATTAAGGAATACTTTGGCACTGGCATTCActtcttttttaatttcatcATTTAATCATTTAATTGTATGTCAAATTGTATATATGTGTTTAACTTTTATTGGGAGAGCGAAAGTTAGAAAATTTGGGACCTAATGGAATTTGCTAGTTAAAATAACTCCATTGCTAAAAAATAAAACTGTTTTattgtataatatataatttgtaaaattataCCCTAATTTTAGTCTTTGTCACTTCTTTAAAGAATATAGACATATATAATAGATTCTTGATTGAACAAAAAAAAGGAATATGAAAACGATGAGAATGAGTATTTATAGGAGTTGGATTAGCACCCCAATAGTCAAATTCagtaataaattaaacaaatcCCTGGACCAAACTTATCTTAAGAGATGATAATTCTCCAAAAATCTGGCATGTAAGATTGAACAATTACCCAACTTGAAAGTAAGAAGGGAAATGAAAGAACAGTGGACACAACACTCCCCCACACTATTAAAAAAGTTGACAATTCCACAGGAGCAATATGGGCCGTGTGATTGTTTCTACATGAAATTTATGGTTAGGGTAATAATACAGTTacaatcttattttttatataattatattataattttaatactattattttaatatattttttacattatttaattataaatttattttttattatatatttatatttaaatacaaaTCTGATGGTTGtcaaaagtattatttttctcATGATTACTATTTTAACCCATCATAAAGGAAGagaataatgtatttttttatgaaaatataccTCCTTAACATATACAACTAAACAAATAAGAAACAAGTAAACTTTTGTTTTATATAACCTCCTTTTACCATTTTCATTTGTTTGTGACATATATATTGCACATTTTGTTTAAAACAATCTTAATACTacgttaaaaaattattattcttttgaaaatcattatattttacttaatttctttttaattctcATCAACATTGTCTCGCaacaaatttgaaataatttataaggACAAATTTTCGAAAAGCTGTAGGATAGCCGAACAAAGTATCATGTGTCCGTGTTCAAATATGTTGCACTAACATATCGACAAATAAGAAGGAACAAAATGAACCAACCAGACAACACTAATGGTTGGAAGACAactatattaaaagaaaaaaatttggaagGTAAAGCATGTTAAAGAATTAACAATGTAAACCCACAAGTACTTTGTTGTGCATGTTATCCTACTGACAAATTATAGCATTTTATTCAAGAGGGTGTTCTGCTTTTGTTATAAAACTTCAATTTGTCATTGATTTCATGGATATTTGAGGACAGTAAATAAACACTAATTACAATTAACCTTACTTTCAGACGAGAAATTTGTGTAGACTATACAATGATAATATAAGTGAGAGGTTAAACTACAACATAAAGGTCATATGTGCCTCAAACAACTCAGCTGGTGTTGGTTACTTCAGTCAAGCTAAGTCTCTCTCTACTTCAGGAGTCAAGCTTCTTCAGAGTATTAGAAATAAACTGGTGAGttaatgtaaatatatataaatcatgGTATTTAGCCCTATCTTTGTGGCTTGAGGACCAAACAGTTAATTTCCTAGGAGCTAAATGTTTGGTTTTCATGTTTTTTATGAAACAGAATGCACTCGATTGGGAACAACTACAAACAAGAATTTTCAAATCTGATTGGATTGATCCAGAAGATAAACTACAATACTTCGAGTTACCGATAAGATCTATGGACATTGCTCTATCAACTTGTACTTTTCCTGTAAAGGTCATTGATGAGGATCTCCAAGGTATACTACTGAAATGCATAGGAGAATTCAACAAACAATTAGAACGACAATCCAAATTCTTTACTCCTTTTGATGCAACCACAACATCAGAGATGAGAAAAGATATTTTGACCAAAAATTTGTCAATGGCCTATAAAGATCTCCCAGCCTCGTTTTTCTTATACTGCATGCATCTACTCCTAGACGGCTCACCCATTATAAAGAAAATGGACCCCATGCTGAGAAAAACTTCGAAAAATGGTAACTTTCAGTGGGGCATCAACAATATTAGAGACATTGTGATGGATTTATTTCCCTCGAAAAGTAATTTGGTTTTTCCACTTAAGTCCTCTCTTTCATTAGGAGTTGCAGTGTTTTTGGGTTTGACATATAACAAGGAAAATGGATATTGGTCAGGACTCACAGTCGCTGTCTGCTTCGTgactggccaacattcaacctTCTCACTTGCAAATGCACGAGGACAAGGAACTGCAATGGGGTCAATCTACGGGGTCCTTTGTTGCTTcatttttcaaagatttatGGATATAAGGTTCTCACTTCTTCTACCATGGgtatttttctcttcttttcttatGTATAGTAGAATGTATGGTAAAGCTGGTGGGATTTCAGCAGTTACAGGAGCTTTATTAGTCATTGGTATAAACCACGATGAAGATCCAAGTAAATTTGCACTTGCTAGAATTGTTGAGGCCACAATTGGACTCCTTTGCTTCGTTGCTGTTGAGATAATTTTTAATCCTTTTAGAGCTTCAACTCTAGCAAAAGCTAAACTTGCTCAATGTTTGAGATCTCTTCAACATTGCATTGGCCATATTGCCATTATCATTcctaatgaaaaagataagtcATCTTTTAGCTATCAAGCTTCAAAAGAAGGGCATCTGAAGTTGAAATCTATGGTGAGTCAATTAGAAGAGGTCACAATGGAAGCTGAATTAGAGCCAAATTTTTGGTTCGTTCCATTTCATAATGCCTGCTACAAAAAGATGTTGAAATCACTATCAACAATGGCAGATCTCTTACTTTTTGTGGCACACTCAATGGAAAATATCAAGCTATTGTTGCAGGAAGATGAAACATTTTTTGTGGATCTCCATGATCGAGTTAATGAGAATGTGGTGAGTGTCAAGAACAAAGTTGGCGTCACATTGAATTGCATTGAAAAGATAACAAGGATAAAGTCTCATGGGGAACTTGAAAATGAATTAAGGAACATAAAACTTCCTGTCGATATTGATAAACAAGAATACCCCAGGAAAGATGCATTTTGGATATGGAATGGAGATGAAGAGGTCAATAACATTACATACTCTTTTGTCCACCATCTAGAGGAGATTGCTAATAAGATCTGCACCAACACAAATGAGGAGATGCTTAAATGTCAAATGCTTTTTCATTATGGTTGTTTGGGATTTTGTACCAGTAGTTGATAAGAGAAACAATAAAGATTCACAATGAAGTAAAAGAGCTACATATGTGGGAGAATCCCTCAAGTCAAACAAACTTCAAAGAAGTTTTTCTAAAAAACTCAAGCTCAGTGCTCACAGAAAATCAAGCAGTATGACAAAAGGTGATTATTAGTTTTATCTTTGTTCTTATCTCAGTTAGTATTAACCTTATctctattattaattaaaataaatattattatacaaaatttgtcttttattattgaattatgtATATAACTTGTAACAAATGCTATAATATGTgagtaaataataatatttgaaataataattcTTTTCTTCTAAATATCTTTTGTTTCTTTCTCTGTCTTTGAATAAATTATGCCATGAATTTTACATGGTATTAGAGCTCTTCAAAGCTCAGTTGTGCACTTTTATTGTCTTTCCTTAATACTAGCGTCATTTATATTATTCCATGACTTTGACCAATTCTTTAATCCTAGACGAATCACTCAATCCCCATAATCCAATAGTGAAATCAGTAAATCAGTGTTTAGAATCTATTTGCaagtaataaaaattaacaataacaataaaaaaaaatgggttGAGATAGTTGcgcataaaatataaaagagattaaaacaaaaataaaaagggGTTGATCCTCAAGTTCTTctaccattgaattcttcacatgTTCTTTAAAGATTAAtcatttctcaatcctccaacagagctaaaccaaaTTGAACATTGCCAATCTTATTCAACTGAACTCACCGCTAAAACATGCGTGTCTATTGGTTGAATCAATACctactttgttccatgcgtatactccatgggagtGCTTATCttctctctcttgaatcatgcacctaagaaattaattagaaaattacgaactaactaagaaatcAAAGTTTAGGATAAGGAAGACTCTTAATCATGcattcaagtacaacctctcacaaaaaccagttttccaggagattagaatattaaaacaactgctatagagaatttaaaaaatgaaacttttattgatcaaaacctcaaaactcaatgggaaattacaaaggaaacgaccaaaaaggtttagccttccatgcggaggcaaaacaaaataattacaaagaagaaaagaaactaataaAACCATATGAAGCTCcccctttctccttgatgcttgggtccatttataggcttttctgctccaaggatctcgGGAAAACATTGTAGCTTAGATTTTGTTAATGTTTCCAACTTtccataattattttattttgcataaTATTTGCTTCCAAATTCATTTTATGAGATATTGTAGCTTTTATTTCCTCATTCTTctcctcaaattttgttttttgtttgtttttgattcaaagaagcaacttgaATATTGTACATATTCTTACATTTAGTGAATGCTAAGATTAGGATTTTAAGTAACTATTTCTTATGGGTTCGATATTCTTCCTTAGgaataatttattacttttgatGACTCGGTACACTTCTTGTAAAATAGTTATCAACCATTCCCTCAATTAACAAAGTTTTCTCATACGTTACTCAATCagaaaaataattcaatagAACAACTAGTACAAATGATCTTAACTTGGTTAATGCATTTGATGCTTGTTATTTGTGAAATCTTTGTAGTTATTATGGAAAGAATGAACAAACTGTTGAAGATTGTTCAAAAAAATGGTTATTCAAACAATTTCTCATCAAATAAAGGGACATGGGGTAAAACTTCTCATGATAATAATAGAGGTTGACATGGTGACAAAAGCAAGATGGTATGCAATTGTTGTGGAATCACAACCACAATGAGGTGGAATACTCCAAGAAATATGTATATCCATTTGGGCATCATTTGTACAAGGCACATGATGCTAACACTAACAACATAACTATAAAAACAATAATGACAGTCACAACTCAGGAAACACAAAATTCATAATTGAAATTAACTTCACAACAATATCAAACtctaattaatttattgtaGCAGACATCCACTGCAAGATCTTCTTCATCTACACAAAGTACTCATATTAAAAAACTTGGTTTTATtcctaaaattgattttgttggAAGTCTTTTACCTTTTGTTTGCACCATAAACAATCATCCTAATCGCAATACTTGCCTTCTTAACTCATGATTTTTCTGACCATATTGCATCTTCTCTTGACTTATATAGTGAATATAGACAAATTATACCCATAATTTATAGTCTTCCCAATAGAGAACAGTTGATTGCTAAATATTATAGTATCATACACATTTTAGAGTTTCTTGATCTAGTTGATGTGTTATATCTATCGAATTTCAAATACAATTTGATCTCTCTTGAAATAAACTAATTTCATGCATATCAATTGTTTTTCATGGCTAATAAGTATATGATACAATATATCACCACCAAGAGGATGATTGATACAGTGAATGTTGAAGTGAATCTTTACAAATTCAAAAGCCATTGCATCTCTTGTTATATCGAATCCCTCCAAGCTTTCAATTCTTGTAATAAACTACTCATTGATATATGGCTATGCAAATTAAGACATTTATCCATTGAAAGAATGTTGGTCATGAAACAACTTCATCCCACTttgattttttctaaaaatattgtTTGTGATGCTTGTTGTAaggttaaataaaaaaaattgatttttcattAACGATTCTCAATCTCTTACCCTTAGTATTATGTTGAGGCTAAACACGATTCAAGGATTCAAgctatgaatgatgaaatttcaactttaaatttataacaatttttgaattaatatatatatatatatataaatataaatataaacttataaatgtaaaaaaaagagAATCGTCATCTATATTGCTATAGATACTATTAAAAAACACATGAACATgcatatctatatttttttaatttaataatttttttttataaatatttatgtaagttaattataaatatttgaatataaCAACcacattataaaataataactaagaATAGAATAGAAATATTAGTAGATGACTAATATTCTTattatagataattttttattataaatagataattgaattaaaaaaaatagtaagtaaaaaaaatagaatagatcgtattaacaaatatataattaataacgAAATATGTACATAAAACAACAGTTAAAAACAAATCTCTTATTAATAGTTATAGAAATTATAGATTATAGATAATAGTCACAAACAAATTGTAGAAGTCATAGATATTGTATTTTGGAAAtggatttgatttattttataattgtaatGTATTCTCAATATTTAAACTTAGCGAACCATTAGTAGATTAGTGATTCGAATCCACCGTCGATCTCGCACGATAAACGGTTGCGCACGAACCAATGGCAATGACACGGATCGCAGTTTCCAACCGTGGATTAGATGACAATGAACGACCAGCGTGGATTTTCCCTACGCAGACAAAAACACAAATCTCACCCATGGAATGCTGGCTCTATATAACCCTAACCTCGCGGCATCACATCTCAATTCGAAACCGTTAGAATCCGAaggagaggaagaagaagagaaagaagagtGTAAAGATGTCTGGTCGTGGAAAGGGAGGGAAAGGTTTGGGAAAGGGAGGAGCCAAGAGGCACAGGAAAGTTCTTCGTGATAACATTCAGGGAATTACCAAACCGGCCATTCGCCGTTTGGCTCGCAGAGGCGGTGTTAAGAGAATCAGTGGTCTCATCTACGAGGAAACTCGCGGTGTCCTCAAGATTTTCCTTGAGAATGTTATTCGTGATGCTGTTACCTACACTGAGCACGCTAGGAGGAAGACTGTTACTGCCATGGACGTTGTTTACGCCCTCAAGAGGCAAGGCAGGACTCTCTACGGTTTTGGTGGTTGATTCTCCTCTTTTAAGTTAGGGTTTTAATGAGAATCAATGTAAATTGTGGTTTCTTATGATTATGTGATTTGTTCTTAATTGTAACTGATTTCATTTTCTTCCAATGAAATGAGTGGATGAATTAAAGTTTAGCTGATTATGATTTCTAGTTTGATTCTAATAAGGTAGATTGTGTAGTAACTGTTTTCAGAGGATTTTATTGATTGTCTTATATACTATATCTTATATATCTTATTTATAAGCAAATCTTAATTTGACTGGTAATATTTTAGTCATAACAGATTACTTTGGGCTTTTAACTTTCTGTGGTGATCAGTCAGttcaaattaattgatttttatatattttttcatataaacttatattttaagtttttagtttgtttataatgtaattttaaattttatgtctTAACAGTGTGCGAAGAAAGATGTTTCGTATGCTTGTTTGCTTTTTAATGTCTATTAGGTAAATCTTGTTTtcgtttatttttctaataagaaaacaaattgCTGGTTTTTATTATGGGATTTCGTCGGGACTGAGATGACTTACTTACGACACCTTGAATATTTTATTGGGTACTTCTTCACcctatattttgaaataatttttaaaagagataaaatGGTCTTTTAAGAAAATGATAGGGTGCGGGAATCCATTTGTTGGGGTGCAGGTAGAAACACCCTATTCTCTTTCACTAAAATCACACCTTGGGCCCATTCCGGCCCCAAAGTTTAGTCGAGTTGACAGCTTCTCggatatatatgtatgtaaaaattgaaaatgatttAGTTTTGGGTGTGAACTTGCACATGGACTTGTCATCCAGTAAAATAATTACGCACTTAATGAtttgatttataatatattttattatttaatatagtaaCAATGTTTTTTTATAGAGTGTTGATGTATGCTTCTATATTTTTTCCCCTTGAACtaatataaattgaaatctaaaaataaacaaaaaacttCTGTCTCGTTAAAGGTATTTTTAGCCATTACCTAAACGTCAAATGTGAtccagtaaaaaaaaaactaatattgaTCATTGTTAGATTTCATACGTTTAAATAAGATTTTAGTAAATTTCACTTTGACTGTTTTTAGTTTCTGTAGGAAAGtacttattaattttaaaattctattattttttaacaatcaCTTTTAGTCCTTTTCACTAATTAcagataatttaaatttaaatcagaataaaaattaatatattaatgtaAGTTGatatgataattttattttttcattcaatgtatatttttattgaaaataattacgTTTTTCTTagactttttaatttatttatttttatatattcattttgaTATTGTAATACTAgactattataaaataaaattttaaatattatacacaatgctttcattttttaaaataaaaagtaattaaaatattttaatttttataactaataattataatacagtaaagttatatgtaatataaaaaGTCATTACTCTTTCTTTCTGTCGTTATATAACTAAAGttaatgttaaataataatataaatatgttaaatattgataatataaaaTACAGTTAAAACATTATCAAAGTTGGTGTCGTGGTGTAGTTGGTTATCACGTCAGTCTAACACACTGAAGGTCTCCGGTTCGAGTCCGGGCGACGCCAatcttgttttcatttttatttggttaaCTCTTTACCAAAAAGGCCTTAAATTCAATGGCCCAAAATAGAACCGATCTAGCACTATAACTACTTGATTTGGGCTtggtttttttctttcttttatagaTTAAGTACTCAACGATTTTCAGGTTCTAATAATCATTTTGATTTATAGCTTTTGTAATTATCttagttaaatattattgaagtaagttcaatatttagttatttaaatttttatatttcaataaatgtaattttttgaattgattACCTTTccttaaaaaatgtaaattttaaaatgatgtATGACAATCTTTGAGGCATAATAACAATCACGGTTATTGATACCATTAGTATGAAATTTAAAGAAaagtacattttttttaagaaaaaaattacatggACAGgtttttttttgaaaatgtgtgattaataattaaaatagattgaTAAGATATTTTATTGTTGTATCTATATAACACATCATTATTGTCATCCATTTCatgttcattttaaaatttcaccTTGATCTTTCTTAATTTGTTTAtcaacattttatatattttttatttttatttgtttaatcttttttattttgtcacTCAACTGTGTCATATTCTAGAATTTGAGTGAAACATTTAAACTGCAATTGCTAAAATTGATTTAGATAATCATCATACTTTTactgttatatattttttaatattcattagACTTACTCTAGTTTCTCTTTCAGGGagttgtttatgaaaatttcattttatttgatcccaattatatattaaatttgaagtCAAGATTCTAAAAACATTCTTGGTAAGTGAACTATGTCAATACTTCATCTTTAAATACTCTTTTAAAACATGTCCACATTCAATTTGTTATCTAGCTACGTGTTTAGATATCAGTTCCCCTACTTAACCATAAAACTTATAATGTATTTGATAGTAAATTTTAAGaagacaattattttttttagagaatttaacatgttttatgataaaatatgttatttggataatttattttttaaaataattgaaattttaggATTTTAGTAGAGTAATTTAGGTGTTTAAAATTATAGAATTTCAATTTCTATCTAAAAAGtaagaatttgaaaatatgGTATGTTCTCAAATTCATGTTTTCTTCTTAGTAGTTTTCCCTTAGTTTGATTTTGGTAGTGGTGTCATGGGCTAGACCAAGACTAAAACATTGATAGGATGATTACTTTTCAGTTGATgtcaactaatttttttttattgatgttaataggagtttttttttaattatttttagaatttttttggATCGTGTCGTTATTTTTTTCTCTCGATATTAGTTAAGCTTTTTTGACCAATGTTGGGGAGATTATTTTTTTAGCGATTGTGAATTAGATTTTTTCAATTGACATCTGtcgtgattattttttttttgtcgatgtttatttttctgcggttgtgaattatattttttgagtTGACATCtgctgtaattttttttttcgatgtttgcattgaattttttattttcaataaaaatgttattttttttttaatagtttggTAGGATCTCTTCTCTATTACTAGATGGAAAACTTCCCatcaatattaattatgatcgtgttttttttttacagatgtcatttttttatcgacaataaaaaatcaataaatatgaatcactttaAGGTGATTAAATCCGTATAAAAAAACTCAAGCCAACTCACCTAACTATCTAACCTAAAAAACAAACTCCTAGAAAAAACATCAACAAATAATCTTCATATAGATTAGAGGGTCAAGACATCAAtcagaaaatgagaaaaaacatAGCATGAGACTTGACAATGACCCCATGACCAAGCCTTTAATTGAACTAAGGCAAAACTTTTGAAATGTCAGCCACACCTCTATTAAAGACTACATTGTTCCTGTGCTTCCACAGTTCGCTTACCACTGCAATCCAAACCGCTACCCATACATCCCCAGAAGCATTTTTTAGTCTGAATTGGGAAAAATTCAGCAAAGGAACATTGTGAGACACAAACTGCACTTCAATCCATTCAAAGCAGTGACTCCAAACTAGCCAAGCAAATCTGCAATCGAAAAACAAATGTCGACAGGACTTCTCCTCCACCCTACAAAAATTACACAAATGACTATCTAACACGATCTCACGCTTTTCCAAATTGACCTTGGTGGCTATCTTATTGTCCTGCACTCCCAAGCAGTAACAAGTGCAGAAGCCTGCGCTTTACACCTCAAAAACTGCTTATAGGCATTAGTATCCTCCCCTTCCCAACTCCTCCTAAGACGAATATAAGCTACACTCCCCTTACCAATGTCACCTAACATTAtgaatattgatatttttgaatttttaacaattatttaatatttaaataattttttaaacttcaTGATAGTAAAAATACTTTATATaaacaagaaaattaaaattcactaaatttgaattttcttaCTTAAAAAAcctaaacaatttaaaataaaattaattcaaattcaatgtaTTGG from Phaseolus vulgaris cultivar G19833 chromosome 1, P. vulgaris v2.0, whole genome shotgun sequence carries:
- the LOC137814368 gene encoding histone H4, with translation MSGRGKGGKGLGKGGAKRHRKVLRDNIQGITKPAIRRLARRGGVKRISGLIYEETRGVLKIFLENVIRDAVTYTEHARRKTVTAMDVVYALKRQGRTLYGFGG
- the LOC137814366 gene encoding uncharacterized protein, with translation MSETSSISNTRSEVWRSRVRSALRTTLACSIAGCSYLYGPAPLRRYLTFPAFIYSTTLLIVSDGTLGDTLRGCWHVLCASIQVMILSLVSVQVIGPQNFTSHVAALAMAASAFLVALPVESTHLVTKQIAFGQLVNVYVRTSIDGGEGFATHTIHVVCCTALGAAASVLAMLLPCPRLAYFQTRNLCRLYNDNISERLNYNIKVICASNNSAGVGYFSQAKSLSTSGVKLLQSIRNKLNALDWEQLQTRIFKSDWIDPEDKLQYFELPIRSMDIALSTCTFPVKVIDEDLQGILLKCIGEFNKQLERQSKFFTPFDATTTSEMRKDILTKNLSMAYKDLPASFFLYCMHLLLDGSPIIKKMDPMLRKTSKNGNFQWGINNIRDIVMDLFPSKSNLVFPLKSSLSLGVAVFLGLTYNKENGYWSGLTVAVCFVTGQHSTFSLANARGQGTAMGSIYGVLCCFIFQRFMDIRFSLLLPWVFFSSFLMYSRMYGKAGGISAVTGALLVIGINHDEDPSKFALARIVEATIGLLCFVAVEIIFNPFRASTLAKAKLAQCLRSLQHCIGHIAIIIPNEKDKSSFSYQASKEGHLKLKSMVSQLEEVTMEAELEPNFWFVPFHNACYKKMLKSLSTMADLLLFVAHSMENIKLLLQEDETFFVDLHDRVNENVVSVKNKVGVTLNCIEKITRIKSHGELENELRNIKLPVDIDKQEYPRKDAFWIWNGDEEVNNITYSFVHHLEEIANKICTNTNEEMLKCQMLFHYGCLGFCTSS